A section of the Citrus sinensis cultivar Valencia sweet orange chromosome 8, DVS_A1.0, whole genome shotgun sequence genome encodes:
- the LOC102610314 gene encoding protein NUCLEAR FUSION DEFECTIVE 4, with amino-acid sequence MGFEVSYTSSAGKWLGFVTAVWVQAISGNNYTFSNYSDALKTLMNLTQLELNNLSVVKDIGKAFGLLAGLASDRIPAPIILLIGSLEGLVGYGAQWLVVSRKIQPLSYWQMCVFLCMGGNSTTWMNTAVLVTCIRNFRRNRGPVSGILKGYVGLSTAIFTDLCSALFADDPAKFLFMLAIVPFVVCLGAIFFLRETTPASTVDEEKEEAKYFSIINTVAIVVALYLQVYDFLPNKSETLALIFSGILIILLASPVAIPVYSFIKSWNLNRKRTEPDVEEQQVVEPLLNGETTGTEEVVAVEDTVVAVVAVEEVKRRPVLGEDHTIFEAMWTVDFWILFVSFLCGVGTGLAVMNNMGQIGLALGYVDVSIFVSLTSIWGFFGRIISGSVSEYFIKRAGTPRPIWNAASQILMAVGYILMAVALPGSLYIGSIIVGLCYGVRLAVTVPTASELFGLKYYGLIYNILILNLPLGSFLFSGLLAGYLYDAQATPTAGGGNTCVGAHCYRLVFVIMAMACIVGFGLDILLAAKTKNIYTKIYRSRRSKKSSSSTESNGH; translated from the exons ATGGGCTTCGAAGTTTCTTACACTTCCTCCGCCGGCAAATGGCTTGGCTTCGTCACCGCCGTTTGGGTCCAAGCCATCTCCGGCAACAACTACACTTTTTCTAACTACTCTGACGCTCTCAAAACCCTAATGAACCTCACTCAACTCGAACTCAACAACCTCTCCGTCGTTAAGGACATCGGCAAAGCATTCGGCCTACTCGCGGGCCTAGCCTCCGACCGGATTCCGGCTCCAATCATCCTCCTCATCGGCTCCCTCGAAGGCCTCGTCGGATACGGCGCACAGTGGCTCGTCGTCAGCCGCAAAATCCAGCCGCTCTCGTACTGGCAAATGTGCGTCTTCCTCTGCATGGGCGGCAACAGCACTACGTGGATGAACACCGCTGTGCTCGTCACGTGCATCCGTAACTTCCGCCGTAACCGCGGTCCCGTCTCTGGGATCCTGAAAGGCTACGTCGGTCTCAGCACCGCCATATTTACCGACCTCTGCAGCGCCTTGTTCGCCGACGATCCGGCGAAGTTCCTCTTCATGCTCGCCATCGTCCCCTTCGTTGTCTGCCTCGGCGCCATCTTCTTCCTCCGCGAGACGACTCCGGCCTCCACTGTCGacgaggagaaagaagaagctAAATACTTCTCAATCATCAACACCGTCGCCATCGTCGTGGCGTTGTACCTGCAAGTTTACGATTTCTTGCCTAACAAAAGTGAAACTCTCGCGTTGATCTTCTCTGGTATTTTGATAATTCTCTTAGCTTCTCCGGTGGCCATTCCGGTTTATTCTTTCATAAAGAGCTGGAACTTGAACCGGAAAAGAACCGAACCGGATGTGGAAGAGCAACAAGTGGTGGAGCCGTTGCTAAACGGGGAAACTACTGGAACAGAGGAGGTGGTGGCGGTGGAGGATACTGTGGTGGCGGTTGTGGCGGTGGAGGAAGTGAAGAGGAGGCCGGTGCTGGGGGAAGATCACACGATATTTGAAGCGATGTGGACCGTTGACTTTTGGATCTTGTTTGTTTCGTTTCTTTGTGGGGTAGGGACTGGCCTGGCGGTGATGAATAACATGGGACAAATTGGGTTGGCTCTTGGATACGTCGACGTTTCGATTTTCGTTTCTTTGACGAGTATCTGGGGATTTTTCGGTAGGATTATATCGGGTTCCGTCTCGGAATACTTTATCAA GAGAGCTGGAACACCAAGGCCAATTTGGAATGCAgcttctcaaattttaatggCAGTTGGCTACATTCTCATGGCTGTAGCCTTGCCTGGTTCACTATACATCGGCTCAATCATAGTAGGCTTATGCTATGGAGTCCGTCTAGCTGTCACAGTCCCTACCGCTTCTGAACTATTTGGTCTCAAATACTATGGTCTAATCTACAATATCTTAATCCTCAACCTTCCCCTTGGCTCCTTCCTTTTCTCTGGCCTGCTTGCTGGATACCTCTATGACGCACAAGCTACCCCGACTGCAGGAGGCGGCAACACTTGCGTCGGAGCTCACTGTTACCGACTTGTGTTCGTCATCATGGCTATGGCATGCATTGTTGGATTTGGTTTGGACATTTTACTTGCAGCTAAGACCAAGAACATTTACACCAAGATTTACAGGAGCAGGAGATCGAAGAAATCGTCATCGTCGACAGAATCTAATGGACATTAA